The region TTTTCGCTGTCAGTTTGGATCAGCAGAAGCTGTACATCTACACTATCTGTTGGTCAAAATTCTTTACAACTTCACCCCACGCTCCTGACTTCTATTGTCAGCGTAGCAAACGGGGTGTGAAGGCCGCGTCTGCAGACGGTTTGAGCCCAACCTCACGGAGCGGTGTCCGAGAACTCTGTCTCTGGAAAAGTGAAGTCGTTCTCTTTTGTCTAGGCCTGGAGAGGGTGGAATCCGTCAGGCCAGGCAGCCAGACACCGCAAGtcaccctccctcttctccttcccacCCGAGGGTCCCCACATCAGTCCTCTTGACTCCAGGCCCCTTGGTACAGAGCCCTCAGCCTTTCTTTCCTGCAATTTCTTAAGGGATCTCTGCTTGCAGTCACCATTCCTCCATCTTCACTCcacctaacacacacacacaaacacacacacacacacacacacacacacacacttagctttcctccctccctcttcctcctcctccttctgtctgtctgtctgtctgtctctggctTCAGTCTGTGTCTTGCACAGCAGCCAGAATGGTCTTTGAGAAATAAAGTCTGATTCCATCAGAACTGCAGATCCTTTGGTGGTCCTCCCAAAGGACCACAGGAccccagcccctgtcctctgCCTGGGAGGCACCCAGCTGGAGCACAAGCCCCCACTAGACCCCTCAGCTctacccccccccgcccctggcCTGCCCCCTGGGGCCAGTCCCCTCTGCTGGAGCCCTGGGCTGCCCCCTCTTGGCGGGGGGCCCCTCCTGCTCTTGGGGAGCCCCAGCACCCCGGTAAGCTTCGTGCCTCAGGCCCGTGCATGAGCTCTTCCCTCAAGTTCCTCAGAGAACGGCCTTCCCTCTTCTGCGGTTTCCCTACCGTGGCTTTATTTTTACAGTCTGGTTGTGCTGCGTGTTGATTACTGGCAGGCACGGGTCCTTCAGGACCGGGAGGTCTAGTTAGAGGCACAGCCCTCAGTGCTTCCCCTCTGATTTGCAAACAGATGCCATTGACAACCACAGGTCCTTTCAGGACAAGCATGGCCTGGCTGGCAAGCGGGAACTCCCACCCGACGACGAAACAAGGCCAGGTGAGAGCGCTGTGATCCCAGGCCATGCGGGCAGCGGGCGGCGCCGAGCTCCTGCCACCCAGACCCACAGCTGGGGCCCAAGCTAGGCCCTGCTGCATCTGTCAGCCACCAGAAATCGAAGAAGCCCCAGCAGGGTCAGGGGTCCCTCCAGGGTGCCCAGCAAGGCTCCAAAGGGAGGGAGGTCCCGGTGATGCCACCAGGTGCCGGGCCTAAGGTGGTCACCATGGTGGTAGGTCGGCAACGCTGACCCTCTACTTTCCAGGGAGCTTTGACAGGCCGCTGTCGGAGAACAACGTTGTGCGCACGATAATAGACTTTCTAAATTTCTTGCATCTCAAAGGTATGTGAAATTTTACCAAACTAAAATCCCACGTCTTAGAATCCTGGGCTCCTAAAAAGCCTGTCAAGAAAGGAGTCCATAGACTTCTACTGGGAAGTAACCATCGCCCACCTCCGCACCTGAGGTCAGGCTGGGGGGTGTCCCAAGGTCTGGGGACCAGAACCAGCTGCAAAGGGGCTGGGATGGCCGTTCGTCCCAGTGCTGTTCCTGGAAAGGATCACCCACCAATGCTGTCCCAGGAGGAGGGGGCTCCACGGTTCCATTCACTCTGCTGGACCCACATTTCTTGACATGGTAAAACTGCTGTCCCTTGCAGGGCCGTAGTTACGGCACCCAGGCAGGCATGCTGGAGAGCATCTTAATCCGTATCTTGTGAGCCATGTTTCAGAATGCCCTTTTTTTTGCCTCCTGTGGGGCAGGCCGCGTTTAAATCCAGCACCTCTCCATCCTGGGATCTGGTCTCTTCTGCAGACACTCCAGCCGATGAGGCTGCCTGTGGCCCATCCAGCCCCAGCTCTTCTGTGCTTTATGcttgtcattcattcaacagtgaGAGTCTGGCCTTAATCAATAATCATGGGTCAAAACCACCCCTGTGGAAGGCGCTCCGAGAGTCTACCCGGGGAGGTGGCTCAGGGGCACAGCGGGACGTGGGCCGCTTTGATGCTCCAATAGTGACATCTGGTTATCACGTTTTGCGCATCACAGTTTTGTAGTCTAGTTTGGCAGAGTCAGGACTATTCTTGGATTCTGTTCTGATCTGTTTGCTCTCAGGCTGCACTGCCTCAGTTGAAGGACTTCAGGTGggcgtggggagggggaaggaagttGGGGGAGCCCAGTGGAGCCTTTGGGGAAAACCTGCTGGTGACTTTTCCAACCAGGGGCAGATCAACTCTtccagggttttgtttgttttgttttgttttgttttgaattttgtaaCATGGAACGTCTTTCATTAGGAGACATCGATTTTATTACCCAAACAGgaattacactttttaaaaagtctgacaGTTTCAGATGCAACCAGGTGTGAGCGCTGCATCGTTAAACAGTGAGGAACATGAGCTGTGCGGGACACTCTGGATCTGACCCTGTGAGGTCAGGACAGAGGACGGCCGCTCCAGCTTGCTCCCTGCGTGTGGCCCCTCCCTTTGCAGAGGCCGGGGCCCTGGAGCGCCTGCCCGGTCTTCCCTCAGCGCTGTCCTCAGAAGACACGGAGCAGTCCTGAGGTGGCCCCCCCGGGCACCTTCGTCTGTGCCTTGTCATCTGAAGTCAAGCTCGAAGTCTCATGCGATGTCTGCGGAGTACACCGCCCCGTCCTCTCTGCCCTGGTGCCGTGTTCCTAtaatttaagattttttccctttggtaatgATTTTGAGTGGCAAAATAAAAGAATAGCAACTGCTTGTGATGATCATTTTCTTCCTCACACCTGTCTCGCCACCACTGCCACTGGCGTGTTTTTAAGAGATAACACTTGGTTACAATCACCCGTGGGGGCTGTGGGGCAGGCGGGGCTAACAGACAGCTTAACATGCGTGTGTCTGGGTTAGAAAGGTGAGTGTCGTAAGCGCTGTACTTTAACGCTCAGGAGATGTGCTGAGTCACTGCTGCGCAAAAGGCAGCCTGTGGGGACAGTAACGCCAAGATGGCAGAGATGCGGTGACCTTTGGggcagaaatgaaaagatcacaCAGAAGATCCGAAAAGAGCACAGGTGAGGACGAGAAGCCAGGCATCGTTCTGTTAAGTTAAAGGATGGCCCACGGGCTCTGAGCACGGCCTGGGGCGGGGTGGAGGTGGAAGTGGGGGCCTCCCTCCGTGATCTGCCCCCCAGCAGTGCCCCTCACCCCTGGGGGGTCCAGGCGGCCCACGGACCGCTGCAGTTCGTGCTTCACGCCCCACCCCAGGTGACGGCAATACGCAGCCAAGCAAGGGAACCACCCCCAGAGACCCCCTCCAGGAAGTAGACACTGAGGGTAATTATTCAGGCCCTGCTGGCGGGCCCCCGCCCCGTCCTCCCCACCCGCCCACTCCGGGACACTTGCAGAGGCTTTCCCCACGACTCcgtctgcccttccctcccctgcacgTGCCCCCACACACTCTGGTGGCCTGGTCCCAACTGCGGGTGTGGGAACACCATCCGCAGGGTCACCAGGCCCCTGCCCAGAGTGCCTAACTCAGGACGACTGGGTGGGCAGAACCCGCACTCCTAACAAGAGCCTCAGTGGTGCTGCCGCTGCTGCTCAGGGCCCACGCCTCACTGACACGCTCCAAGCCCGCAGCCTGCCGCCTGTCCCGCCTGGTCTCCCTCTTGCCTTGGCCCCTTCCATCCGGTGGTCATGGACATAGacctgtccccaccccagcctgtcCTACTAGCCACCACCGACTGCAGCTGCTGGCCCAGCCTCACTCACCTAAAACCTTTGCACACACCCCTACTGATGCCTGGTAAACTCCTACACATCCCACAGGCTCCCACTCTGCGGTGGCCTCCTTGAGGGTGCCCTTCCTGCTCACTCAGCAGGGCTGTGTGCGGGCCCCACTTGTGTGGTGCTACCCCCACTGTCGTTCTGTTTGCTGCTGTCTTGCCTCGCTACACTGGAAGCCTGTCAAGAAGCAAACTGTGCTTGACGGAACGGAGCTCAGACCGGGCCAGGCTCTGAGCTCCCCGCAGctgagagaatgagaagacaagtcacagactaggagaaagtatttgcgAAAGACACGCCTGATTAAGGGCTACTaatcaaatatacaaagaattcttaaaacccAACAGTAAGAAAATGGACCCAGCGAAATAAACGGGCAAAAGATACTTCAGCGATACCTCGCTGAAGAAAACACCAAGATGGCGAGTAAGCGCATGAAAAGATACTTCACAACGCGTcattagggaactgcaaattaaatgACAAGCTATGGCCACACACCTATCAATAcggccaaaatccaaaacactgacaccaCCCCGTGCTCACTTCTGCCCACCTGCACCCAATGAGCTTGCTAAAGAGAGCTCCCCACGCAGGGCGAGCAGGGCCCTCCCCATCCTTATCCTTTCCTCAGTCTGCTCTTCTCTTAGATTCTCTAACCTCTCCCAACATTTTTATCTTGGCTGAAACTTCTACCTTCAGTTCCTTAAAACAGGTATTTTAACTTACTTCATATAATGATTTGTCTGTTGTGGTTTTAAGCTGCACCCCCACGGAAACTAGACCAAACCCCTCAGAATTCCAGGTGTTGATGAGAGTTTCGTAAAAGGAATAAAGGGTCTCAGAGCCAAGATGAGGGTTACAAGTAGGTTTCTGCTGGTATTTTGCAGTCAGTAGAAGGTTCCCTCCTGAGGGCGGCTCGCTCGCTGCCGCGCTTTTGGTCTTATGTCCAGCCTGCGGTTAACTGACAGGCGAGACGCTGTTCAGCATGTGTGACATAAGAAGTGTGTATCTGGGCTCTGCCCCGTTACAGAGCTCCTAACACCCCtgtaatttcctgagtgatggAGATGGTGGGAGTGGCTTACACAGAGTACCCAAATCCTCTGCAGTTCCCTGGGTACtaggagtgtcttttgttctaatgaggtgactGTTGGTGGGCCCCTGGACTGCTTCAGAATGGGGGCTGATCTTCAGAAAGACCAAACCATGATTAGAAGCTCGGAACTTTCAGTTCCATCcccctttctccaaagaagggagaggggctggagattgagttaacGATTGATCATGCCTAcgtgatgaagcctccataaaaatccctaaaCTGCAGGCTTTGGAGAGCTGCCAGGTTAGTGAACACATCCAGGCGCCAGGAAGGTGGTGCCCTCCAGTTCCAGAGGACAGAAACTCCTTGCTCAGGACCCTTCTGGACCTCGCCTATGTACCTCTTCTTCTGGCTGCTCATTtctatcctttataataaaccactAACAGTAAGTGAAGTGttctcctgagttctgtgagctgttatAGCAAATTATCCAACCCAAGGAAGGGGTCATGGGAACTTCAGATTTGTAGCCAAGCCAGACGGAAGTGCGGGTAATCTGGGAGCCACTGCTTGAGATTGGTGTCTGCGGTGGGAGctgtcttgtgggactgagtccTTGAAACTGTGGAATCTGACACTAAcggtgtcagaattgaattaaattatGGGACACCCAGATGATGTCTAGAGAGCTGGAAAACTGGTTGGTATGGGGAAAAAAGCCCCGCTCACGTGGTATCAGAAGTGTGAGTGCAGAAACAGTTTTCTTTTAgcatgtgtcatttttttttaaaaaaatgactttttctcAGATTCTTGAAAGACAAGCTTTAAGTTCAGCTGCATTTCTGGGAAaataaaaacgaaaacaaaaacaaaacccaccagATAATCTAACCTTAATCACAAAGGTGACCCCCATCATTTAGTATGTAGAGAAATTTGCACAGCCACACCCAGAAATAAGgacatactatttttatttttatatggttttaaaatagcattggttctctaacaaaaacaaaaagctgcGGTTTTCTGTCTTCTTGGTCATCCTCTGTAACTGCTAACTCTGGGTGCTGCAGTGGCTTTATACACAACCCTGCTTTGGCTTCTACTTCTCATATCGAATTTTCTGCAGGTCGTGCAGACTTAACAAATTCTCCCTTCTGAGAAGCCCTGCAGGGGTTATGCTTTCCCAGATGCCCCTTCCCTAGCCTTCAGGCTGTAGCTCTGTATCTGGCCACAGGCAGAATGCCCTCAGGTAGCACGGAAGGTCCCCCAGTGCACAGGAGCCCAGGTCCCAGGCGGgccccctgcagggctggtgcagTGCCCTGAGGGTGGCCGCTCCCCTTCCTTGCTGCCAGTCCTGCCTCCGGGCTCTGCAGGGGCGACACCTGCTGCAAGGCCCTTTCTAGGCAGCTCTCTGCCCCAGAGCAGTGCTGGAGCACAGTGTTCCCACCCCGCCATCCGACAGCACTTGTCTACCTCCGGCTTTCTGCCGCAGAATCCAGACCCCAAGGGGTGACAAAGGGGTTGAAATGGAGAAGAATTAATTTCTTTCTCCTGGTTTGGCTCCCCATCAGAACTAGGCTATTCCAAACACAGCTCTACAAACTGCCAGCTAACTCCTCGCTCCTTGCTCACTGACATGCCAGGGCCGGGCCCTGAGCCCCACTCCTCTCCGCGGGGAGCTGTGAGTGACACTACTCCCCACGGGGAGCTGTGAGCTCCCTAAATGCTCTGGGGCAGCCGCGCTGCTAACGAGCACAGAAGCAGAACTGACACATTAACAGTTATTAAGTTAATTACGACAATGGaagacatttgaaatttttattcctctttgcTTTTACAATAGAACCAAAAGAAAGTCGACTTAATAACTTACCTAACCTGCTGGTTTCTGCAAACTAGTTATTTTAACTGTTTTACAAACAATAATAGTATTATAACAATAATTATGGAGAAGTTAATTGGATAATAGAGCTTTTCCACAATtcaaatggaaacacaaaagaaacGAGATAATTTTTAATCCCACAACTCAAAACGCTACTGACCAAGGCAGGCCCGTGTGCCCGTGTGGGCCACCACCCACGCCTCATGGGGAGGCCCTAGAGGCGACTGGTAATTCCTGTGACTCTGAGGAGGCGTTGGCACGCAGAGACTCTTCAGGGCATTCAGCAGTTCTCTACAGACTTTAAGTTGCATCTTAGCAGTCTATCTGGGgactttatttctaaataatttaggGGAAAAATCATCATGGCTTTTTATGCAGAGAAGCCCCCAGAGGAAAACTGGAGAGGATGAAGTCGGGAGGAACGGACTTTTATTTCTCCCCAGGGTCTGCTTCCACCCTCCATGACTCAACGCTGGTgcagacacccccccccccaggaccACAGGAACCCATGCTCTCTCCTGGGGTCCAGACAACAACGGTTATGGCATGCACTTCCTCAGAAGAGGGGAGGGTTTCCATCGCCAAATCCCTCAGAGACTGTGAgcgcaccccccccccgccccgtttCCCGGATGCAAAGGGAAAGCTTAATCTTAACCATGAAGCTGTTGCCGCAGACCCAGCCTCATGTTCCTTAAAACAACCTTCTAAACTCTAGATTTCCTTCAGAATATGGAGACAAAATCCACATCACTCACATTTCACACATTGCACTCTACTCAACTTTCAGCCCTTTGGATTTGAACTCAATATGGAGAATCTGTGACAAGCATCTCCCGAATTCCTCTAAGATCATCTGCTCCGCCAAGCACTTGGAGCGGCGCTCCTTCTCCGCCTCTTCGCCTTGAGCCAGCAGGCAGGCGCACGTGGCTTCCACCACCTCCCAGGAGATGCATGAGGAAGACGGCCTGTCAGAAGAGAGAGGGTACAGGCTGCGTTCAATCACGCCACTGTTTTAAGATACTTTGTGTATTCAAGGGGACACGCTTGTCAAGGCTTTTTAAAGACTGTCACAGGTAAAATCTAACATTGGCTTCCCAATACTGGAAACTCTATTGCCCATATGAAGTAAAGGATCGCCTTTAGAAGAACACTACCGAGCACGGGTGTGTCTGTCAGCCTCTAGACACCTTCTCGTGGCAGATTCTAAATTTTCTCAAAATTAGACCCACTAACAGGCCCTGAGACCTGGGCTGCGGTGCTCAGCCGTGGGCTGCGCGGGGTAGAAGCAGCCGGGATCTTAGATGAAACGCGTCCCTGCAGACAAGCCCGCGGCCTTGGTCTAGGCTCCCTGCACAACGTCTGCCTCAGGAGAAGGGGGCAGGACAGCGCCCCAAGGGCCGGCCCTCCTCCCAGGACCTCCGAACTGCAGAAGCCCTCGCCTCCGAGAACTTGCCTCCTTGGGGCACATGAGCATGGCCTCGCCTCTGAATGCCTCTGGGAGACCTGAGTGAGGCTCTGAGAGACAGCAGATCCGTGCCATACAGGACCCTGGCCATCTTCCCCCCGGGCTCAAGGGGCAACTGGGGCTTAGCTAGATAGTTACCCAGACTGAAAAAACGCAGGAAAACTATAAAGTATCAAGAAGTGTTAGATTATGAAAACAGAGATAGATGCTGGGATTGGTTAAAGTCTCTCATGGAGGCAATACACAGTGACTTCGGTGGAAGATGAAAGATGAAATGTCTGAACACTTGAGCTGGACTCCAAGGTATGGAGCGTCCATCACAGTCCTTCCGACACACACCATCCTGACGTTGGGCAGTGACATTTCCACATAGAATTTCGCAGAAGATGCAGCCATGTTTCAGTACGTTTTTCCTGATAAAGACCTCTGCGGATCATAGTGAGGAGTATTTCCGATGCTTCTCTAACCAAATGAACATGAACTTGGATTTTCAAAATGATATCAATTAACTCATGACGTCTGGTACTTTATCATGACATGACCCATCACACTGaactcagtatttttttaatgggtgAATCTAGTCCAATAGACAGTAAAATTATTGCTCAACCCTTGAGAACCTGCTAGGAATATAACACAGCCTCCAAATAATTAAATGGGAAGATACCCAACTAAAGTGGAATCCGCGATCCCTTCAGTAAGGAATACAGCTTATGAAAGCTGAGAACTTCTCCCTGCTGTCACTTCCTATGGCACAGACTGGTTCAAGCACACGCTGTCGAGAGAGCATGCCCTTGCGTCCTGACGTCCTGCAGGGCCCTTCTACTCTTGTGAAAAGCCGGGGGTGACCCAGACGGTGAGGACCAAAGGGTCACGCTAAGAGGACAAATAAGACCACTTTTGGCAGCAGGGGCCCCCCGAGGTACCACAGTGTGTGATCAAGGGAAGGTCCAGACAGGGAGACAGGTGCCCGCTCCCCATCCCCTGTCCCCCCCGCCGCCGCAAGCACGCTTTCTTCCCAGTGTGTAAACTGTTTAAACTCTCCTCTCAGATTAACCTTGAATTCCCCTTTAGGAGGCTTAGTTCAGAGTACCTACCTATCTCTTCTGAATTTTGGTAGTCCTGAAAATTTAGTTGGTGATAAATGATGGCTGCCTTCAAAACCTCCAACTTCCATGTAATTTGGCATGTTTATTAGCGTTTTTCGTTCTGGGCTTTCTTCATAATTTTTGCAACCAATGCATTTACAAATCGAAGAACACAAAGTTTTGGCCTGGTAATAGAAAAGGCTTCAATGAAATTAGGTTGCCCTGCAATCCATCAAAACCTGACACATTCTGTTTGGACCTTAAATACCTGTTTATGTTTGTGGGTATGTGTATGTGCACGAATGTGATCTGCaatcttcacacacacaaaagagaaaggcaGCTGAGAAGAGGAGTGAATGACGGCGACGTGAGGAGGGAGGCGCCTTCCCGCACGTGTCACTGTGAGGGGGAGGGTGATGGGGAGAGGACTTCCGAGGTGGGCGGGTGTGGGTGCGGGCCCGgggctccaccctcctcctcctccagcagccAAGGGTGCCATGCTGGCGCTGCTGTTACAGAGAACGTGGGGGTGGGTAGAATCTGAAGCCCACCTGAGGGCAGGCCTGTGTTGGGTGTTTTAGGGGAGGCCCTTCCTGCTTCCTTGTGGGTGGACTTTGTTGTCACATGGCCGTGTGACACCTGGGGCGGGGGTTCCCAGCTGTGCCCGGCAAGCCCAGGGCCAGCCCCTTGCTCGGGCCGGGCCGTGGGGCAGTCGGAAGGCTGGCCCTGCCATCCATGGTGGTTTTCAGCTTCTTCTTTATTTTAGTCCCTGGGAATTTCCCTCTGTCCTTTTGAGCTCAGATGGGCATCTGAAAGGGTGTGTTTTATTCTTCACCTCTGCGTGTTTTGAGCAGGAGGTTTTTGGGGATTTCTACTCTGCTCGAATGCCAGAGACCTCAGGACATCTGCCTTTGCATGGGCCACTGCCCGGCAGAGGAAATGGGCGGACTCAGTCTCAGGGCACCCCCGAGGATGCTGTGAAGAGCAGACAGAGATGCTGTGAGGACGTGTGAAAATAGTTCCCCTGGGGTAATGCCATTCCTTTTCTGGACCTGTGTCTCTGCAATGTTTGTGGCTATGTTTTCAGAGCCCCAGCTGGGGGACGCTAGGTCTGCTGGATCTCCAGAATCACGAAGACTTTTCTTAAGCCTCTGATGACAAcctcttaaaaatgaaatttatagaaACCCCACCCCCGTTGCCCCAAGAGACCCCAAACAAACCAAAGGAGAGATTTTTAAGGAAGAGTTTCTCAGCTGCTTCACTGATAGGGCCGGGCCTGAGGGTTcacccccttcctctttctccctttccttcaacacagaaaaaagacacagaagagggaggagagaggggtgaAACTAAAGGAGAAACAGCACATCCCTCTACTGTTGCCAAACCTttgagaagaaggaagagcctaGTCCTAGAATTGACACCTCAGTTTGTTGGCATCTCTCTCGTAGCAGAGGTAACTGTCCAGGCTGGTCTCTGTCCGCTCAGGCGCTGGCCGCTCAGAGAACCCAGGTGAGTGCTCGCTGGAGGACAAGGCTCCCCAGGGACCTACTGGCCCACCCAGAGTGTCTTTGCTCTGCTCAGGGAGGAAGAGGCCCACCGCCAGGAGCCACTGGACTGCTGGCCGTGAGTGTGGCTCCCTCATGAAGCCAGCAGAGTGGGCAAGGCCACAGCAGTGGGCGCCCTCAGCCAGACACTCAGGGTGGGCTCGGGGACTGCAACATGCACCCAAAGGGGCCATGGGCTAAGACATCTGATTCCTAAAGTGTAATTTATATTTGAGAAATTAAGGTAGACTAATGAGTACCCTTTAAGAATCCCTGGAAGggagaaaattaaattatatttctaagTTAAAGCTTTTTAAACCACAAAGTTACTTATTTGCCTGGCTTTTAAAAATAGCACTCGGAAGGAGGTGACTGACCTCGTAGCACTCACAGTAGTTCTTAAGGCAGCCCgacctcctgcagctgcagcctTTGCTGTGCCGAGGCTTGGCGTCTCCCAACTTTCCTTTCCCAATTTTTGGTTGGAAAGCTTCTGGATTTCTGTCAAGACATGCCTAGGGCAGAAAGTACAAGACTCCATCACGACATACTTCATTGTTTAACAATAACGTGCCGTGAAAGGGCTCTGTTTTCCTGTCGCGTCATCTGGTAGTTACTTCAGGAGGAGCCACGGCAAGCAGCGGGCCCGTCTGTTCATGTCATTAAGAAAGTGTGTCCGCTTCCTGTCCCATCGCCACTCATTTGCACACTTAAAGGCAGAAAAGTAATGGACAGTAAAGATGCAAAGAACATCACTGTGTCTGTGTGGACTTCCTTCATTCCCGCATTTCCCGTACGTTTTTTCCTGAGACACCTGGGATCTGGAGGCCAAGGCTCCCGGGGACCTAGTGCCCCACCCAGAGCGCTTAGACAGCTCACACTTATTAAACATTTACTGTGTTTCGGGCATCCTTCTGTGTGATTTATACACATTCTCTCGCTTCATCCTCACAGCGACCTCGTGAGGTAAACACAACGACTGCTCCTGCTGCCTGACGGTGAAGAagcagaggtggggggaggtCAGGTAACGGAGGGCAAGTGGTGGGAGCGGGTCCAGGCCCTGTGCTCACGTCCAGCCCCGGGTCTCAACCACACAGCACGTGAGGCTTCGTGTCTTGGTGTTCATTAAACTTTTCTGTCTACTGCCTACCCATCTAGACATACACTTACGCATCTATTTCTCATAACAAAGTGGTTCAGGGCTCTTTATGAAGCTGTCTGAGCATCAGCGCCAGCCCCCGTCCCCCACCAACAAGTGAACA is a window of Vicugna pacos chromosome 10, VicPac4, whole genome shotgun sequence DNA encoding:
- the GAL gene encoding galanin peptides, giving the protein MPRGCALLLASLLLAVALSATLGHGSPVKEKRGWTLNSAGYLLGPHAIDNHRSFQDKHGLAGKRELPPDDETRPGSFDRPLSENNVVRTIIDFLNFLHLKEAGALERLPGLPSALSSEDTEQS